One segment of Desulfovibrio inopinatus DSM 10711 DNA contains the following:
- a CDS encoding nitroreductase family protein, with amino-acid sequence MPFLHVDASLCRKDGLCAKACPANLILAGDGEVPVFVEEKKQKYCIGCGHCVAACPHNALSLESIPPGPVEPIRRELRLTPEQVVQFLKSRRSIRRFKPVPPSRDTLETLLDAARYAPSGHNAQPVKWIMVAAPERVAEITRLMVDSMSVLIKSDPVVAKKFFLAGIVKAYRAGRDLVCRNAPCLAIVVTSGHAVTAQTDALAAAEYLDLAAHGLGVGACWAGYVALACKEYEPLREALELTPDDTVHAGLMLGYPEERYFAIPPRKSVKVTWVE; translated from the coding sequence ATGCCGTTTCTTCATGTTGACGCCAGCTTGTGCCGCAAAGACGGACTGTGCGCCAAGGCCTGCCCGGCAAATCTTATCCTTGCCGGCGATGGTGAAGTGCCTGTTTTTGTTGAAGAGAAAAAACAGAAGTACTGTATTGGGTGTGGGCATTGTGTTGCGGCCTGTCCTCACAATGCGCTTTCTCTGGAGTCGATACCTCCTGGACCTGTGGAGCCCATACGACGTGAGTTGCGTCTCACTCCTGAACAGGTCGTCCAATTTCTCAAGTCTCGACGTTCCATTCGTCGATTCAAGCCTGTTCCACCTTCTCGTGATACATTGGAAACGTTGCTGGACGCTGCACGTTATGCGCCGAGTGGACATAACGCTCAACCCGTGAAATGGATCATGGTTGCTGCTCCAGAACGCGTTGCAGAGATTACCCGTCTTATGGTCGACTCCATGTCTGTACTCATCAAATCTGATCCTGTTGTTGCGAAGAAGTTCTTTCTTGCAGGGATCGTGAAAGCATATAGAGCCGGTCGTGATTTGGTGTGTCGCAATGCACCCTGTCTGGCGATTGTTGTTACTTCTGGACACGCAGTCACCGCACAGACCGATGCGTTGGCCGCAGCTGAATATCTTGATTTGGCAGCCCATGGCTTGGGGGTTGGTGCGTGTTGGGCCGGGTATGTTGCGCTTGCTTGCAAAGAATATGAGCCTTTACGCGAAGCTCTTGAATTGACGCCAGATGATACGGTCCACGCCGGTCTCATGCTTGGCTATCCAGAGGAACGCTATTTCGCCATTCCACCGCGGAAGTCTGTCAAAGTGACTTGGGTCGAGTAG
- the recQ gene encoding DNA helicase RecQ has product MTKRDPEDILREVFGYTAFIGLQHAVIDHVMSGNDTVAIMPTGSGKSLCYQIPALARPGMGVVISPLIALMHDQVDALIQAGVHAVYVNSSMSLAERNRVEHELEHGNIDLLYVAPERFAIPGFLERLERLSLSLFAIDEAHCVSQWGHDFRPDYLNLSVLAERFPHVPRIALTATADTPTRRDIVERLDMPKAEVFCGGFDRPNIHYAVVPKDQPRRQLLTFIREHHEGDCGIVYCRSRKKVETTAEWLVERGIPALPYHAGLSAQVRQINQDRFMREDGLIIVATVAFGMGVDKPDVRFVAHLDPPKSLEAYHQETGRAGRDGLPATAWMTYGLGDIASLRQLLFSNGEDSPAKRVEQHKLTAVLGFCETAECRRKVLLGYFGEALETGCGNCDTCQQPVETIEGSVLAQKALSCIFRTDQIFGAGHLSDVLVGKVTPVVARFHHERVSTFGIGTEFDRRQWMSVYRQLAASGALTVDVEGHGGLKLNAKSWEILKGKRTVTFRLDPVRTKKKTTVTRRSRRFIELATPLDEALFERLRALRAELATKRGVPPYTVFHDRSLVDMTMKKPCSEDAFLAVHGVGHAKADAYGELFMDIIRAHVEENGLCEVKPEDMESPTQEAYLAPESKEKAVKGDSRKESFELFQQLENIEAVAHRRGLSTMTITKHLAWYVEQGQLDLHRVVSLDADTLEHVMKTFRQIETEHGNMLRPVYEALGERIDFTTLHFVRAAMVAQSSS; this is encoded by the coding sequence ATGACCAAACGCGACCCCGAGGATATTTTACGAGAAGTTTTTGGGTACACTGCATTTATTGGTTTGCAACATGCCGTTATTGATCATGTCATGTCCGGAAACGACACCGTGGCCATTATGCCTACAGGCAGTGGTAAATCGTTGTGTTATCAGATTCCGGCTCTGGCTCGCCCAGGAATGGGGGTGGTAATCTCGCCGCTCATTGCGCTCATGCATGATCAAGTTGACGCATTGATACAGGCCGGGGTGCATGCCGTCTATGTGAATTCTTCCATGTCATTGGCAGAACGGAATCGTGTAGAGCATGAACTTGAGCACGGCAACATCGACTTGTTGTATGTTGCTCCTGAGCGATTTGCGATTCCTGGTTTTCTGGAACGTCTGGAACGTTTGTCTCTGTCTTTGTTTGCTATTGATGAAGCGCATTGTGTTTCTCAGTGGGGACATGATTTCAGGCCCGACTATCTGAATTTATCCGTCCTTGCCGAACGATTTCCCCATGTTCCCCGTATAGCCTTGACGGCAACGGCCGACACTCCGACACGTCGCGATATTGTGGAACGCCTCGATATGCCGAAGGCTGAAGTGTTTTGTGGAGGATTCGATAGACCCAATATTCATTATGCCGTTGTCCCCAAGGATCAGCCTCGGCGACAACTCCTTACATTTATTCGGGAGCATCACGAAGGGGACTGTGGTATTGTCTATTGTCGGTCTCGCAAGAAAGTGGAGACGACGGCCGAATGGTTGGTTGAGCGAGGTATTCCGGCGTTACCGTATCATGCTGGTCTTTCCGCACAAGTGCGGCAGATCAATCAGGATCGGTTCATGCGTGAGGATGGTCTTATCATCGTGGCGACAGTGGCCTTTGGTATGGGAGTTGATAAGCCCGATGTGCGTTTTGTTGCCCACCTTGATCCTCCCAAAAGTTTAGAAGCATATCATCAGGAAACCGGACGGGCGGGACGCGATGGATTGCCGGCAACAGCGTGGATGACATACGGTCTGGGGGATATTGCGAGTTTACGACAATTACTCTTTTCCAACGGAGAAGACAGCCCGGCAAAGCGTGTGGAGCAGCATAAACTGACTGCAGTTCTTGGATTTTGCGAAACTGCCGAATGCAGACGCAAGGTGCTTCTCGGGTATTTTGGAGAAGCCCTGGAAACGGGATGTGGAAATTGCGACACGTGTCAACAGCCGGTGGAAACGATTGAAGGGAGCGTGTTGGCCCAAAAAGCGCTCTCGTGCATATTTCGCACTGATCAAATTTTCGGGGCTGGTCACTTATCGGATGTGCTTGTCGGCAAAGTCACTCCTGTGGTGGCGCGGTTTCATCACGAGAGGGTGAGTACATTCGGTATTGGTACCGAGTTTGATCGAAGACAATGGATGTCTGTGTATCGCCAGCTTGCCGCTTCCGGGGCGTTGACAGTCGACGTGGAAGGGCATGGAGGACTCAAGCTGAATGCGAAGTCATGGGAGATACTGAAAGGAAAGCGTACCGTTACGTTTCGACTTGACCCCGTGCGGACGAAGAAGAAAACAACAGTAACTCGCCGTTCGAGGCGATTCATCGAACTGGCGACTCCTCTCGACGAAGCTCTTTTTGAACGTCTGCGGGCCCTTCGTGCTGAGCTTGCGACGAAACGCGGTGTACCTCCATATACGGTTTTTCATGATCGATCGCTCGTCGACATGACCATGAAGAAACCGTGCTCCGAAGATGCCTTTTTAGCCGTACATGGTGTGGGACATGCCAAAGCCGATGCGTATGGCGAACTCTTCATGGATATCATTCGGGCGCATGTAGAGGAAAACGGATTATGCGAAGTGAAGCCCGAGGATATGGAGAGTCCGACACAGGAGGCCTATCTTGCACCGGAGTCAAAAGAGAAAGCCGTCAAAGGTGATTCACGCAAAGAAAGTTTCGAACTGTTTCAGCAACTAGAAAATATCGAAGCTGTTGCGCATCGTCGTGGCTTGTCTACCATGACGATCACTAAACACCTGGCGTGGTATGTCGAACAAGGACAGTTGGATCTGCATCGGGTCGTTTCCCTTGATGCAGATACTCTTGAACACGTGATGAAGACATTTCGTCAGATCGAGACGGAACATGGCAATATGTTACGCCCTGTTTATGAAGCACTCGGAGAGCGCATCGATTTCACAACGCTGCATTTTGTGAGAGCGGCGATGGTTGCGCAGTCCTCGTCATAA
- a CDS encoding MarR family transcriptional regulator codes for MLSAYAAQFDEMDTAATKDALHMMRNASLLLRELEAYFRSQQLSQTRFLILIILDREPERDAMSAKDILQRLDVSKPVLTTTLQSLSKAGFITIDKAERDSRSLDIRLTSQGKHKLKSLLPGYFSIIATFMRTNSSKDLDSG; via the coding sequence ATGCTCTCTGCGTATGCGGCACAATTTGATGAAATGGATACAGCAGCAACGAAGGACGCTTTGCACATGATGCGAAATGCGTCTTTGCTTCTGCGGGAGTTGGAAGCCTATTTTCGGTCTCAGCAGCTCTCGCAGACTCGATTTCTTATTCTTATTATTCTTGATCGCGAACCGGAACGAGACGCAATGTCAGCCAAGGATATTCTGCAACGTCTTGATGTTTCCAAGCCTGTCTTGACAACAACGCTGCAAAGTTTGTCAAAAGCTGGTTTCATAACCATCGATAAAGCTGAGAGAGATAGTCGATCTCTCGATATTCGACTGACGTCTCAGGGAAAACATAAACTCAAGTCACTGCTTCCTGGCTACTTTTCCATCATTGCCACATTCATGCGAACGAACTCTTCAAAAGATCTAGATTCCGGTTGA
- a CDS encoding chloride channel protein: MSTPESSSHHNPIAAIFKQSCRYLGRPKDTRVYWRRVRRRDFLLHLGAIVIGALAAAGAILFRTLIDFFQTLFWPHGATFFDKVTVSPWWLLLLVPFFGGLVAGPVITFFVPEAKGPGVPEVILSVVKQQSYIRHRVTFLKAAVTSLLIGCGASVGREGPIVQIGASVGSSLARLWKLPLDLRRICLACGAAAGIAATFNAPLAGTLFAIEVILFDLEVAYITTIIIAAITASKLSRLFWGDFQTFHHGHFVVSHHAEIGMYLVLGLLSGLVAILFVRSIFALDRLFFCLRLPEWTKPALGGLLLGVLGLYSPYALGVGYESVNMALDGSMTLQIAFLVFFTKIVATSLCIGSGMSGGIFAPSLVLGAVTGTAFGFGLNALFPLLGLHWSVTPANYALAGMGAIVAGTTLAPITAILTIFELTMSYSIILPLMAACIVSAMIVRRFYGYSAYEKKLLDRGVNIVRGHDVGVLRNLIVRDFMTREFESLSLKDTFFDVLGRVCRSKEPQYVVLDDEERLVGVVTLRDISPYLGDFHENKDALTAKDIMSSEVVTLTENADLEDALNIFEQHRVSFVPVVSQHFTDHVIGTLKKDDVLSAYKTWVIKDGFLSCG, from the coding sequence ATGTCAACGCCAGAATCGTCTTCTCATCACAATCCTATCGCCGCTATTTTCAAACAATCCTGTCGGTATCTTGGCCGCCCCAAAGATACTCGTGTGTATTGGCGACGGGTTCGCCGGCGAGACTTTCTGTTGCATCTTGGTGCGATTGTCATTGGAGCGCTGGCCGCGGCTGGAGCGATTTTGTTCCGAACACTCATCGATTTTTTTCAGACGCTTTTCTGGCCACATGGTGCTACGTTCTTTGATAAAGTCACGGTATCACCCTGGTGGTTGCTCCTGTTAGTTCCCTTTTTCGGCGGACTTGTCGCAGGACCTGTCATTACGTTTTTTGTTCCGGAAGCCAAAGGACCAGGGGTTCCGGAAGTCATTCTTTCTGTCGTTAAACAGCAAAGTTACATTCGTCATCGGGTAACATTTCTTAAAGCAGCGGTAACGAGTTTACTCATTGGTTGCGGTGCTTCTGTCGGTCGGGAAGGTCCCATTGTGCAAATTGGGGCATCTGTAGGATCATCATTAGCTCGTCTTTGGAAACTCCCACTGGATTTGCGTCGTATTTGTCTCGCCTGCGGAGCGGCGGCAGGTATCGCTGCGACGTTCAATGCGCCGTTAGCCGGAACATTGTTTGCCATTGAGGTCATACTGTTTGACCTTGAAGTCGCCTACATTACGACTATTATTATTGCAGCTATTACGGCGTCTAAGCTCTCCCGTTTGTTTTGGGGAGATTTCCAGACGTTTCATCACGGCCATTTTGTTGTCTCGCATCATGCCGAAATTGGGATGTACCTCGTCTTGGGGCTACTTTCCGGACTTGTCGCCATCCTTTTTGTGCGGTCTATTTTCGCCCTTGATCGGCTTTTTTTCTGTCTGCGACTCCCGGAATGGACAAAGCCCGCTTTAGGAGGACTTCTCCTCGGTGTGCTCGGTCTCTATTCGCCTTATGCGCTTGGCGTGGGGTACGAGTCCGTCAATATGGCGCTCGACGGTTCAATGACGCTGCAGATCGCTTTTTTGGTCTTTTTTACTAAAATTGTGGCGACATCATTGTGTATTGGGTCCGGCATGAGCGGGGGGATTTTTGCGCCGTCATTGGTGCTTGGAGCGGTTACCGGCACAGCATTCGGTTTTGGTCTCAATGCGCTGTTTCCTCTTTTGGGTTTGCATTGGTCGGTCACTCCGGCGAATTATGCCCTGGCCGGAATGGGGGCCATTGTCGCCGGAACGACGCTTGCTCCGATTACAGCGATTTTGACAATTTTTGAGCTGACGATGAGCTATTCAATCATCTTGCCGCTTATGGCCGCGTGTATTGTCAGCGCAATGATAGTGCGTCGTTTCTATGGATATTCCGCCTACGAAAAGAAGCTGCTTGATCGCGGGGTGAATATTGTCCGTGGTCATGATGTCGGGGTGCTCCGCAATCTCATTGTACGCGATTTCATGACCCGAGAGTTTGAAAGTCTCTCGCTGAAGGATACTTTTTTCGATGTTCTTGGTCGTGTTTGCCGATCCAAAGAACCGCAATACGTTGTTCTTGATGATGAGGAACGTCTCGTCGGGGTGGTCACTTTACGCGATATATCGCCGTATCTCGGCGATTTTCACGAAAACAAAGATGCGCTGACGGCAAAAGACATTATGTCGTCCGAAGTCGTCACCTTGACAGAAAATGCCGACTTGGAGGATGCGCTCAATATCTTTGAGCAGCATCGAGTCTCATTTGTCCCGGTTGTATCACAACACTTTACAGATCATGTTATTGGAACGTTGAAGAAGGATGACGTGCTTTCCGCGTATAAAACCTGGGTTATTAAAGATGGTTTTCTTTCGTGCGGTTGA
- a CDS encoding glycerate kinase type-2 family protein gives MSQALKDQLQTIVQAAIQAVSPDTAVFNHLRRQGDHLFINDQAIDLSRYERIVVAGAGKGAAPMAKAMEDILGDDLDDGVCVVKYGHGLPLSTLRLLEASHPVPDRAGFHAAHEILELVTPLGENDLVFVVLTGGASALLPCPMAPVSFVNQRRLTGQLLACGAEIHQINTIRKHLSGIQGGRLAQAAYPARVVTLIVSDVIGDNLSAIASGPTAPDPTTFADCMNIIDAFKLRPSLPEDVLELLEAGLAQAVAETLKPGDPIFNNVENYILANNRQALAAAANKAQSLGLHPLVLTSTLNGEASQVAKFLASVGLEAASTGRPTAGPACILAGGETTVTIRGKGKGGRNQEMALAFALELDKAASEGLPSQNLAFLSAGTDGTDGPTDAAGAFATAETVSRGNVLGLNATQFLDHNDSYNYFKQLDDLLITGPTKTNVMDIAALIVK, from the coding sequence ATGTCCCAGGCGCTTAAAGACCAGTTGCAAACCATAGTTCAAGCCGCAATTCAAGCAGTAAGCCCGGATACGGCTGTTTTCAATCACCTGCGTCGTCAAGGCGATCATCTTTTCATCAATGACCAGGCCATTGATTTATCCCGCTATGAGCGCATTGTCGTTGCTGGCGCAGGAAAAGGGGCCGCTCCCATGGCCAAAGCCATGGAAGATATTTTAGGTGATGACCTCGACGACGGCGTCTGTGTGGTCAAATACGGGCATGGTCTTCCTTTGTCTACTCTTCGGCTGCTTGAAGCCAGCCATCCTGTTCCGGATCGGGCCGGATTTCATGCTGCCCATGAAATCCTTGAACTTGTCACACCTCTCGGTGAGAACGATCTCGTCTTTGTCGTCTTGACAGGGGGAGCCAGCGCACTCCTCCCCTGCCCTATGGCACCTGTCTCATTTGTCAACCAACGCCGTCTCACCGGGCAATTGCTGGCGTGCGGGGCTGAAATTCATCAAATCAATACGATCCGAAAACACCTCTCCGGTATACAGGGTGGTCGTCTCGCCCAAGCAGCCTATCCGGCACGGGTCGTCACCCTGATTGTATCCGATGTAATCGGCGACAACCTGAGTGCCATTGCGTCTGGCCCAACCGCCCCGGATCCAACCACATTCGCCGATTGCATGAACATCATCGACGCCTTTAAACTCCGCCCGTCGCTTCCTGAAGATGTCCTGGAGTTGCTTGAAGCTGGATTGGCCCAAGCAGTAGCCGAAACCCTCAAACCAGGCGATCCCATTTTCAACAACGTCGAGAACTATATCCTTGCCAATAATAGACAAGCCTTGGCTGCTGCCGCCAATAAGGCGCAATCGTTAGGATTGCACCCTCTTGTTCTGACGTCTACCTTGAATGGAGAAGCATCGCAGGTTGCGAAATTTCTTGCGTCGGTAGGCCTTGAGGCAGCCAGCACCGGCCGGCCGACCGCTGGTCCAGCGTGCATTTTGGCAGGAGGAGAAACCACGGTGACCATTCGTGGCAAAGGCAAAGGTGGACGCAACCAGGAAATGGCACTTGCCTTTGCGTTGGAGCTCGACAAAGCCGCTTCTGAAGGCCTCCCTTCCCAAAATCTCGCGTTTCTCAGTGCAGGAACAGACGGAACCGATGGCCCAACCGATGCGGCTGGCGCCTTTGCTACGGCAGAGACTGTCAGCCGTGGCAATGTCTTGGGACTGAATGCCACCCAGTTTCTTGACCACAATGATTCCTATAACTACTTCAAACAACTCGATGATTTGCTCATCACCGGGCCAACCAAGACCAATGTTATGGATATCGCCGCGTTGATCGTGAAATGA
- a CDS encoding nuclear transport factor 2 family protein → MTHADDAITQPVLWYFEGTFEADEKKIRRAFHEDAMIVGFFDGKYTQWTLDEFVERVLSRPSQKQSGEPYVKRILALEQKENIAFVQAYAPAFGHEFTDFISLINTTTGWKIRHKQFTNAKASMCSS, encoded by the coding sequence ATGACACACGCAGACGACGCCATCACTCAACCCGTTTTATGGTATTTTGAAGGAACATTTGAGGCTGATGAAAAAAAAATTCGAAGGGCATTTCATGAAGATGCCATGATTGTCGGCTTTTTCGATGGAAAATATACGCAATGGACATTGGATGAGTTTGTGGAGCGCGTTCTGAGCCGCCCCAGCCAAAAACAAAGCGGAGAACCGTATGTCAAACGAATACTCGCGCTTGAACAAAAGGAAAACATAGCGTTTGTTCAAGCATACGCGCCGGCATTCGGTCACGAATTCACTGATTTCATAAGCTTGATCAATACCACAACAGGTTGGAAAATCCGTCATAAACAATTTACCAACGCCAAGGCTTCAATGTGTTCTTCCTGA
- a CDS encoding uracil-xanthine permease family protein, with translation MQSHNSTTYSFSIKDALLGAQMLFVAFGALVLVPLLTGLNPNVALFTAGAGTLLFQLITKGQVPVFLASSFAFIAPIIYGVQTWGIPGTLSGLCAAGFFYVALSLLIKARGPAFLNQLLPAVVTGPVIMVIGLILAPVAVNMAMGKTGDGSAVLVPEQTALIISMISLAVTIVASLFGKGVFKLIPILFGIAAGYILCLFFGIIDFSPVATAPWFAMPDFVFPEFNWEAILFIVPVAIAPAIEHFGDILAISSVTNINYIEKPGIHRTMMGDGLATALAGFLGGPPNTTYSEVTGAVALTKMFNPGIMTWASITAVLLAFIGKLGAVLQTIPVPVMGGIMVLLFGAIMVVGMNTLVRAGHDLMHPRNMAIVALIVVMGVGGMTFHLGSFKLGGIGLAGILGVILNLVLPKIKHDEDLVKQHCD, from the coding sequence ATGCAATCGCACAACTCCACGACTTATTCCTTTTCGATCAAGGATGCCCTGCTCGGAGCCCAAATGCTCTTCGTTGCATTCGGTGCCTTGGTCCTGGTTCCTCTGCTTACCGGCCTCAACCCCAATGTCGCGCTGTTCACGGCCGGGGCCGGTACCCTTCTTTTCCAATTGATAACCAAAGGCCAAGTTCCGGTCTTCCTTGCTTCCTCGTTTGCGTTTATCGCACCCATTATTTACGGAGTTCAGACATGGGGTATCCCCGGCACATTGAGTGGACTCTGCGCAGCCGGCTTCTTTTATGTTGCGTTAAGTCTGCTAATCAAAGCCCGCGGACCGGCATTTCTCAACCAACTGTTACCTGCTGTTGTCACCGGTCCTGTTATTATGGTTATTGGCCTCATTCTGGCCCCAGTCGCTGTGAATATGGCCATGGGGAAAACCGGTGATGGTTCGGCTGTCCTCGTTCCCGAGCAAACAGCGTTGATCATCTCAATGATTTCTCTGGCGGTGACAATTGTTGCCTCGCTTTTTGGCAAAGGCGTTTTCAAACTTATTCCCATTCTGTTTGGTATTGCTGCCGGCTATATCCTCTGCCTTTTCTTTGGGATTATTGACTTTTCTCCCGTCGCCACCGCACCATGGTTCGCCATGCCGGATTTTGTTTTTCCCGAATTCAATTGGGAAGCTATTCTGTTCATTGTCCCTGTGGCCATTGCTCCGGCCATTGAGCATTTTGGAGATATTTTAGCAATTAGCTCGGTCACCAATATCAACTACATCGAAAAACCAGGAATTCACCGCACCATGATGGGGGATGGACTTGCAACGGCCCTTGCAGGATTCCTTGGTGGACCACCCAATACAACTTACTCTGAAGTCACTGGCGCCGTTGCGCTGACTAAAATGTTCAACCCCGGTATTATGACCTGGGCATCCATAACAGCCGTTTTACTTGCCTTCATCGGGAAACTCGGTGCCGTTTTGCAAACCATTCCTGTCCCTGTCATGGGAGGCATCATGGTTTTACTGTTCGGAGCCATCATGGTTGTGGGTATGAATACACTAGTGCGTGCAGGACATGATCTCATGCATCCGCGCAATATGGCTATTGTCGCATTGATTGTGGTCATGGGTGTGGGTGGTATGACCTTCCACCTCGGTTCTTTCAAACTCGGTGGCATCGGTCTGGCCGGTATTCTGGGGGTCATTCTGAATCTCGTACTGCCCAAAATCAAACATGACGAAGATCTTGTGAAGCAGCATTGTGATTAA
- a CDS encoding UTP--glucose-1-phosphate uridylyltransferase — protein sequence MRMSCIKAAETDMNISQMFKPFALKMEEQGMPSIVINVFKCYYSQYVYGAQGKLSDKEISPLKDEDVKSYLDLDDYAKAGRRSMHRVVIFKLNGGLGTSMGLEKAKSLIPVRGNKSFLDVIITQVKKLREMHKTMLPLVFMNSFKTHLDTMMLADKDGFDNGKTGIPLAFVQHRYPKILEEDYKPAQWPSNPELEWNPPGHGDFYTALVTSKVLKTCLENGYRYAFVSNSDNLGAIMDERVLGYMVEEEIPFAMEVARRTASDKKGGHLARLNKTGSLVLREVAQCPSNEIESFQDIEKYRYFNTNSLWLDLKELETVFIENRMMPLDMIINPKTVDPRNSSSPHVVQIETAMGSAISNFKRAKALGVPRLRFAPVKTTNDLLVVMSDCYLLTEEGTVIQNPERKKDLPIISLDSQYYKKIDDFFAKFPHGAPSLLQCDSLTIKGNVVFEKDVVIKGDVTLENTTSRPVVIKAGSELTGVVELV from the coding sequence ATGAGAATGTCTTGCATCAAGGCTGCCGAAACCGACATGAACATTTCGCAAATGTTCAAGCCTTTTGCCTTGAAAATGGAGGAGCAGGGAATGCCCTCCATCGTAATCAATGTTTTCAAATGCTATTATTCCCAATATGTTTACGGTGCACAAGGTAAGCTGTCCGACAAAGAAATCTCACCGTTGAAGGATGAAGACGTCAAAAGCTATCTTGACCTTGATGATTATGCAAAAGCTGGACGCCGGTCCATGCATCGTGTTGTCATTTTCAAGCTCAACGGCGGCCTTGGGACAAGTATGGGACTTGAAAAGGCAAAATCTTTGATCCCTGTCCGTGGAAATAAATCGTTTCTCGATGTCATCATTACCCAGGTGAAAAAACTTCGTGAGATGCACAAGACCATGCTGCCGCTGGTCTTCATGAACAGCTTTAAAACACACCTCGATACGATGATGCTTGCCGACAAGGATGGATTTGATAACGGTAAAACCGGTATCCCCCTCGCCTTTGTTCAGCATCGCTATCCCAAAATTCTCGAGGAAGATTATAAACCCGCTCAATGGCCGAGTAACCCGGAACTTGAATGGAACCCCCCGGGACATGGCGATTTTTATACCGCACTGGTCACGTCAAAAGTGCTGAAAACTTGCCTGGAAAACGGATATCGCTACGCGTTCGTTTCCAACTCCGACAACCTTGGCGCCATCATGGATGAACGGGTTCTCGGCTATATGGTTGAAGAAGAAATTCCTTTTGCGATGGAAGTCGCGAGACGGACTGCTTCCGACAAAAAAGGTGGCCACTTGGCCCGACTGAATAAAACAGGCAGTCTGGTCCTTCGCGAAGTCGCGCAATGTCCATCCAATGAAATTGAATCCTTTCAAGATATTGAAAAATATCGCTATTTCAATACAAATTCTCTCTGGCTTGATTTGAAAGAACTTGAAACGGTTTTTATTGAAAACCGCATGATGCCGCTTGATATGATCATTAATCCTAAAACTGTAGACCCGAGAAACTCTTCTTCCCCCCACGTCGTCCAAATAGAAACAGCGATGGGGTCAGCCATTTCCAACTTTAAACGTGCCAAAGCACTTGGTGTGCCGCGTTTGCGTTTCGCTCCAGTCAAAACGACAAATGACCTGCTTGTTGTCATGTCCGACTGTTACCTCCTCACCGAGGAAGGTACCGTTATCCAAAACCCTGAACGGAAAAAGGATCTTCCGATCATATCGTTGGATTCCCAATATTACAAAAAAATTGACGATTTTTTTGCCAAATTTCCTCATGGAGCCCCATCACTCTTGCAATGTGATTCACTCACCATCAAAGGCAATGTCGTTTTTGAAAAGGACGTGGTCATCAAAGGGGATGTCACGCTGGAGAATACCACAAGTCGACCTGTTGTCATCAAAGCCGGGTCTGAACTCACAGGCGTTGTGGAATTAGTGTAA